The proteins below are encoded in one region of Bremerella sp. P1:
- a CDS encoding DUF1501 domain-containing protein, translating to MSEFHPMQLNRRTFLSRTGVGLGSAALGSLLARDGFSATKSSGGVPGQPGLPNLPQKVKRVIFLCMAGGPSHLETFDYKPKLAEMNGKPFPTSYTEGQPIAQLQGKELKCLGSIAKFNKHGANGQEISEYLPWHAKLADDICIVRSLVTEQINHDPAHTFMNTGTAISGRPSMGAWVNYGIGCETDELPGFVVMSSVGGRNPQPIASRQWDSGFLPSRYQGVEFSSTGDPVYYVRNPNGVSTSQQRNLVDAISRLNQQNQSAAGDPEISSRIAAYEMAFRMQMSVPELTDMSDEPQHILDMYGAKPGDGSFASNCLLARRLAERGVRFIHLYHRGWDHHGGLSKYMDICSGLTDKPTYALLTDLKQRGMLEDTLIVWGGEFGRTPMSQTGKGDIGRDHHIKGFSMWMAGGPIKGGTTYGATDDLGYHAVEDVVHVRDLHATMLHLLGIDHEHFSVKFQGLDMRLTGVEPARVVKDIIA from the coding sequence ATGTCTGAATTTCACCCAATGCAACTGAATCGTCGCACGTTCCTTTCCCGAACCGGAGTTGGCCTTGGCTCAGCGGCCCTGGGCTCGCTCCTGGCGCGCGATGGCTTCTCGGCAACCAAGAGTAGCGGCGGCGTTCCAGGACAGCCTGGCCTGCCTAACCTTCCTCAGAAAGTGAAACGTGTCATCTTTCTATGCATGGCTGGCGGTCCTTCCCACCTGGAAACCTTCGACTACAAACCGAAGCTGGCCGAGATGAATGGCAAGCCATTCCCCACTTCCTATACGGAAGGCCAGCCGATCGCTCAGTTGCAGGGGAAGGAACTGAAGTGCCTGGGCTCGATCGCTAAATTCAACAAGCATGGTGCCAACGGCCAGGAAATCAGCGAGTACCTGCCGTGGCATGCCAAGCTGGCCGACGACATTTGTATCGTGCGATCACTGGTCACCGAACAGATCAACCACGATCCGGCCCATACGTTCATGAACACAGGCACAGCCATCAGTGGCCGCCCTTCGATGGGTGCCTGGGTCAATTACGGTATCGGCTGCGAAACCGACGAGCTTCCAGGCTTTGTTGTTATGAGCAGTGTCGGTGGTCGAAATCCTCAGCCTATTGCTTCCCGGCAATGGGACAGCGGTTTTCTGCCGAGTCGCTACCAGGGCGTCGAATTCAGCTCGACCGGCGATCCGGTCTACTATGTTCGCAATCCGAACGGAGTAAGCACCTCGCAGCAGCGCAACCTGGTCGATGCGATCAGTCGACTGAATCAGCAGAACCAGTCCGCCGCTGGCGATCCTGAAATCTCCAGCCGCATCGCCGCCTACGAAATGGCATTCCGCATGCAGATGTCGGTCCCAGAGCTCACCGACATGTCGGACGAACCTCAGCATATTCTGGATATGTATGGTGCCAAGCCAGGAGATGGTTCGTTCGCGTCGAACTGCTTGCTTGCTCGCCGACTAGCCGAACGTGGCGTTCGCTTCATTCACCTGTATCACCGCGGCTGGGATCATCATGGCGGATTGAGCAAGTACATGGATATTTGCTCTGGCCTTACCGACAAGCCGACCTATGCCTTGCTGACGGACCTGAAACAGCGGGGCATGCTGGAAGATACGCTGATCGTCTGGGGGGGAGAGTTCGGTCGGACCCCGATGTCGCAAACCGGCAAGGGGGACATTGGCCGCGACCATCACATCAAGGGCTTCAGCATGTGGATGGCTGGTGGACCGATCAAAGGCGGAACCACCTACGGAGCAACCGACGACCTGGGATACCATGCCGTCGAGGATGTCGTTCATGTTCGCGATCTCCACGCGACGATGCTGCATCTGCTAGGCATCGATCACGAACACTTTAGCGTCAAGTTCCAAGGACTCGACATGCGTCTGACCGGCGTCGAGCCCGCCCGTGTCGTCAAGGACATCATCGCTTGA